A stretch of DNA from Streptomyces sp. NBC_01197:
TCGACGCCGCCGCGGACGAACTCCTCGGCCGCCGCGGTCCGTTCCCGCAGTCCGGTGCCGGGGTGCACCGCCTCCTCGGGGTGCGCGCGCAGTTCGACCCCCTGGTAGCCGCTGTCCGCTGCGAGCCGCACCACGTCCGGGACGGTGATTCCTGGTACTCCGAGGGTGGAGAACGCGAATTTCAACGGACTGTTCCTTCCTGAAGGCTGAGAGCTGCTGATGCCAGCACATCATTGGCGCACTCGGTGCCTTCCCGGTACCCCGCCTCGCGGGGCGGGACCGCGCTCCGCCCCGGCCGGCGCACGCCCGGCCCGTCACCGCCCCGGCGGGGCCGTCGACGCGCGGGTCACCAGTTCGCCGTGTATCACCGCGACGCCCCCCTTCGGCGCCGCCTCGCGGCCCATCGCAAGCCGCCCGGCCCGCGCCCCCGCCTCGTACAGCGGCAGCCGCACCGTCGTCAGCGCCGGTACCGCGTCCACGGAGAACGGCAGATCGTCGAAACCGGCCACCGAGACGTCATCGGGAATCCGCAGCCCCCGCTCCCGCAGCGCCGCGCACGCCCCCAGCGCCACGGTGTCGTTCGCCGCGACGATCGCCGTCAACCCGGGCTCTCTGCTGAGCAGTTCCAGGGTGGCGTGGTAGCCGGAGCGGCGGTCGTACGGGCCGTGGACCGTGAGCGCCGCCCGGTCGTCGGGCAGTCCGGCCGCCGCCATGGCCAGCCGGTGGCCCTCCAGGCGGTCGCGGGTCGTCGTCCGTTCGGCCGGACCGGCCACGTAACCGATCCGCCGGTGGCCCAGGCTCAGCAGATGCTCGGTGAGGCGCTGTCCGCCGCCCCGGTTGTCGAAGGGCAGCGCGGCCACCGCGGACTCGCTGCCGGGGATCGACGGGCGCCCGCAGAGCACCACACGCGTCCCGGCGCCGGTGAGTTTCGCGAGCTTCGCGGAGACCGCGGTGGTGTGCTCCGGGTCCTCGATGGCGCCGCCGGTCAGCACGACCGCGGCGGCGCGCTGGCGCTGGAGGAGCGTGAGATAAGTGAGTTCGCGCTCCGGGGAGCCGCCGGTGTTGCAGACCACGGCCAGCTTCTCACCGCCCGCGCGCCCGCTGCCCTCCTGGCCGCTGATCTCCGACTGGGCCGCGCCCGCCATGATGCCGAAGAACGGGTCGGCGATGTCGTTGACCAGGATGCCGACCAGGTCGGACGTGGCGGCGGCGAGTGAGCTGGCCGGGCCGTTCAGTACGTAGTCCAGCTCGTTCACGGCCGCCAGTACGCGCTCCCGGGTGGCCGCCGCCACCGGGTAGTTGCCGTTGAGCACCCGGGACACCGTCGCCGGGGAGACCCGTGCGCGGGCCGCGACATCCGAGAGGGTCGCCGTCATGTCTGCCTCCGTGCCACTCGCCCGCATCTCCTGTCATGTGTCATGTGATCTCAGCCCGTGCGCCTGACCACACCTCTTGCCGGGGCCTCTTGCCCGCCTCTTGCCCGCGCCTCTTGTCGGGGCCGGTGTGCGCAGGTTAGCTTCATAGCGCGTAGAAAGCGCTTGCTATGACCGTGTGGAGGGATCTTTCGTGACACGTAAGACAGTGCGGATCGCCATGAACGGCGTGACCGGCCGGATGGGCTACCGCCAGCACCTGGTCCGCTCCCTCCTCGCGATCCGCGCGGAGGGCGGCCTGGACCTCGGCGACGGCACGGTGCTCTGGCCCGAGATCGTCCTGGTCGGCCGACGTGAGCACGCCCTCCGGGCGATGGCCGAGAAGCACGGGCTGGATCAGTGGTCCACCGACCTCGACGGCGTCCTGGCCGACCCCGCCATCGACATCTACTTCGACGCCCAGGTCACGTCCGCCCGCGAAGAGGCGCTGCGCAAGGCCATCGCCGCCGGGAAGCACATCTACACCGAGAAACCGACCGCCACTGACCTCGACGGCGCGCTGGAGCTGGCCCGGCTGGCAGCGGCCGCCGGCATCAAGCACGGTGTCGTCCAGGACAAGCTGTTCCTGCCGGGCCTGCTGAAGCTCAAGCGGCTCATCGACGGCGGCTTCTTCGGGAAGATCCTCTCCATCCGGGGCGAGTTCGGCTACTGGGTCTTCGAGGGCGACTGGCAGGAGGCGCAGCGCCCCTCGTGGAACTACCGTGCGGAGGACGGCGGCGGCATCGTCGTGGACATGTTCCCGCACTGGGAGTACGTCCTGCACGAGCTGTTCGGCCGCGTCACCTCCGTACAGGCGCTCACCGCCACGCACATCCCGCAGCGCTGGGACGAGCGGTCCGAGCCGTACGAGGCGACCGCCGACGACTCCGCGTACGGCATCTTCCAGCTGGAGAGTGGCGCGGTCGCCCAGATCAACTCCTCCTGGGCGGTGCGCGTCAACCGCGACGAGCTGGTCGAGTTCCAGGTCGACGGCACGGAGGGCTCGGCCGTCGCGGGCCTGCGCAACTGCCGTGTGCAGCACCGCAGTTCCACCCCAAAGCCGGTCTGGAACCCGGACCTGCCCGCCACCCACGCGTTCCGCGACCAGTGGCAGGAGGTCCCGGACAACGGCGATTTCGGCAACGGCTTCAAGGTCCAGTGGGAGCTGTTCCTGCGCCACATCGTGCTCGACGAGCCGTACCACTGGGACCTGCTGGCCGGTGCGCGCGGAGTGCAGCTCGCCGAACTGGGGCTGAAGTCGTCCGCCGAGGGCCGCCGTCTCGACGTCCCGGAGATCTCGCTATGACGATCCTGCTTCCCGGCGCGGGCGAAGGCGCAGGCGCGGGCGTGGGCGCCGGCGGTACATACGCCTACACGCCCCGCGCCGAACCCGCCGCGTTCACGGTGGGCGGTGCGCCGCTCGCCTCCCGTACGGTCTTCTCCGCCGCGCACGTCGTCGCCGACCCGTACGCCGATGTCTCGCCGGACGGGCCGCCCGCCGTCGACTGGGACGCCACCCTCGCCTTCCGTCGCCACCTCTGGTCCCACGGGCTCGGTGTGGCGGAGGCCATGGACACCGCGCAGCGCGGCATGGGCCTGGACTGGCCGGTCGCGGCGGAGCTGATCCGCCGGTCGGCGGCCGAGGCCAGGTCGGCCGGCGGGGCCATCGCCTGCGGTGTCGGCACCGACCAGCTCCCGGCCGGCGAAGTGACGCTGAACCAGGTCGCCGACGCGTACGAGGAGCAGCTCGCCGTCGTCGAGGAGACCGGCGCCCAGGCGATCCTGATGGCCTCGCGCGGGCTCGCGGCGGCGGCCAAGAGCCCCGACGACTACCTGGAGATCTACGGTCGGCTGCTGCGCCAGAGCGCGGAGCCGGTCATCCTGCACTGGCTCGGCCCGATGTTCGACCCGGCGCTCGACGGCTACTGGGGCTCACCGGATCTGGACGCGGCGACCGGGGCCTTCCTGGAGGTCATCGCGGCCCATCCGGACAAGGTGGACGGCATCAAGGTGTCGCTGCTCGACGCCGGGCGCGAGGTGGAGCTGCGCCGCAGGCTGCCCGACGGGGTCCGCTGCTACACCGGGGACGACTTCAACTACCCCGACCTGATCGCGGGCGACGAGCGCGGCTTCAGCCACGCCCTGCTCGGCATCTTCGACCCGCTCGGCCCGCTGGCCGCCGAGGCGGTCCGCGTCCTGGACACCGGGGACAGCCAGGGGTTCCGCGACCTCCTCGACCCCACGGTCGAGTTGTCCCGCCATCTCTTCCAGACCCCGACCCGCTTCTACAAGACGGGCGTGGTCCTCCTGGCCTGGCTGGCCGGACACCAGTCGCACTTCACGATGGTGGGCGGCCTCCAGTCGGCGCGCTCGCTGCCGCATCTGGCGCGGGCGTACGAGCTGGCCGACCGCCTCGGCCTCTTCCCCGACCCGGCGCTCGCGGAGAGCCGGATGAAGTCCCTGCTCGGTGTGTACGGAGTCGCTCAGTGACCGCAGACCTCGCCCGCTTCAGCATCAACCAGATGACCGTGAAGCAGCTCGGCCTCCCCGAACTCGTCTCCGCCTGCACCGACTTGGGCGTCCCGGGGGTCGGCCTCTGGCGCGAACCGGTCCAGCAGTACGGAGTGGAGGCGGCAGCCGCACTCGTACGGGACGCGGGCCTGAGCGTCACCACGCTCTGCCGGGGCGGGTTCCTGACCGCGACCGATCCGGCCGAGCGGGCGGCGGCGCTGGCGGACAACCGCAGGGCGGTCGACGAGGCGGTGACGCTGGGTACGGACACGCTGGTGCTGGTCTCGGGCGGCCTCCCGGCGGGCTCG
This window harbors:
- a CDS encoding LacI family DNA-binding transcriptional regulator; its protein translation is MTATLSDVAARARVSPATVSRVLNGNYPVAAATRERVLAAVNELDYVLNGPASSLAAATSDLVGILVNDIADPFFGIMAGAAQSEISGQEGSGRAGGEKLAVVCNTGGSPERELTYLTLLQRQRAAAVVLTGGAIEDPEHTTAVSAKLAKLTGAGTRVVLCGRPSIPGSESAVAALPFDNRGGGQRLTEHLLSLGHRRIGYVAGPAERTTTRDRLEGHRLAMAAAGLPDDRAALTVHGPYDRRSGYHATLELLSREPGLTAIVAANDTVALGACAALRERGLRIPDDVSVAGFDDLPFSVDAVPALTTVRLPLYEAGARAGRLAMGREAAPKGGVAVIHGELVTRASTAPPGR
- a CDS encoding Gfo/Idh/MocA family protein, coding for MTRKTVRIAMNGVTGRMGYRQHLVRSLLAIRAEGGLDLGDGTVLWPEIVLVGRREHALRAMAEKHGLDQWSTDLDGVLADPAIDIYFDAQVTSAREEALRKAIAAGKHIYTEKPTATDLDGALELARLAAAAGIKHGVVQDKLFLPGLLKLKRLIDGGFFGKILSIRGEFGYWVFEGDWQEAQRPSWNYRAEDGGGIVVDMFPHWEYVLHELFGRVTSVQALTATHIPQRWDERSEPYEATADDSAYGIFQLESGAVAQINSSWAVRVNRDELVEFQVDGTEGSAVAGLRNCRVQHRSSTPKPVWNPDLPATHAFRDQWQEVPDNGDFGNGFKVQWELFLRHIVLDEPYHWDLLAGARGVQLAELGLKSSAEGRRLDVPEISL
- a CDS encoding dihydrodipicolinate synthase family protein codes for the protein MTILLPGAGEGAGAGVGAGGTYAYTPRAEPAAFTVGGAPLASRTVFSAAHVVADPYADVSPDGPPAVDWDATLAFRRHLWSHGLGVAEAMDTAQRGMGLDWPVAAELIRRSAAEARSAGGAIACGVGTDQLPAGEVTLNQVADAYEEQLAVVEETGAQAILMASRGLAAAAKSPDDYLEIYGRLLRQSAEPVILHWLGPMFDPALDGYWGSPDLDAATGAFLEVIAAHPDKVDGIKVSLLDAGREVELRRRLPDGVRCYTGDDFNYPDLIAGDERGFSHALLGIFDPLGPLAAEAVRVLDTGDSQGFRDLLDPTVELSRHLFQTPTRFYKTGVVLLAWLAGHQSHFTMVGGLQSARSLPHLARAYELADRLGLFPDPALAESRMKSLLGVYGVAQ